One genomic segment of Mytilus galloprovincialis chromosome 5, xbMytGall1.hap1.1, whole genome shotgun sequence includes these proteins:
- the LOC143076129 gene encoding phosphoenolpyruvate phosphomutase has product MAGTSSSYRLFKFCRMLNIPMKHEIGNGQVIKRAMSTKVKKTTQLKQMLNSKDLEFIMEAHNGLSARIVQEAGFKGIWGSGLSVSAQLGVRDSNEASWTQVVEVLEFMSDASDVPILLDADTGYGNFNNARRLVRKLEDRGVAGACLEDKLFPKTNSLHDGRAQPLADIEEFALKIKACKDSQTDPDFCIVARVEAFIAGWGLDEALKRAEAYRNAGADAILMHSKKADPSDIEAFMKAWNNQGPVVIVPTKYYKTPTDHFRDMGVSMVIWANHNLRASVSAIQQTTKQIYDDQSLVNVEDKIVSVKEIFRLQRDDELVQAEDKYLPKN; this is encoded by the exons ATGGCAGGAACTTCATCAAGTTATAGACTATTTAAGTTTTGCAGAATGTTGAATATACCTATGAAACATG AAATTGGAAATGGACAAGTTATCAAGAGAGCTATGTCAACTAAAGTCAAG AAAACTACTCAGTTGAAACAGATGCTGAATTCCAAAGATTTAGAATTTATAATGGAGGCTCATAATGGTCTTAGTGCCAGAATAGTTCAGGAAGCAG GATTTAAGGGTATATGGGGGAGTGGATTGTCAGTATCTGCCCAGCTAGGTGTGAGAGACAGTAATGAAGCATCATGGACACAAGTTGTAGAAGTGTTAGAGTTTATGAGTGATGCTTCAGATGTACCAATCCTACTGGATGCGGATACAGGATATGGGAATTTCAATAATGCTAGACGACTAGTCAGAAAACTGGAGGATAGAGGAGTAGCAG GTGCCTGTTTAGAAGACAAACTGTTCCCTAAAACAAACTCTCTACATGATGGAAGAGCACAGCCATTGGCTGATATAGAGGAATTTGCTTTGAAAATCAAg GCTTGTAAGGACTCACAGACAGATCCTGATTTCTGTATTGTGGCTAGAGTGGAAGCCTTTATAGCAGGCTGGGGTTTAGATGAAGCTTTGAAAAGAGCAGAAGCATACAGAAATGCTG GTGCAGATGCTATTTTAATGCACAGTAAAAAGGCTGATCCTTCGGACATAGAGGCTTTTATGAAGGCTTGGAACAATCAG GGACCTGTAGTGATTGTTCCAACAAAATACTATAAAACACCAACAGACCATTTCCGTGATATGGGTGTTTCTATGGTTATATGGGCCAATCATAACCTTAGAGCTTCTGTCAGTGCTATCCAACAAACAACCAAACAGATCTATGATGATCAATCGTTAGTTAATGTAGAAGATAAG ATTGTTAGTGTGAAAGAAATATTCAGGTTACAAAGAGATGATGAATTAGTCCAAGCTGAAGACAAATATCTACCAAAAAATTAA